A genomic segment from Arcobacter acticola encodes:
- a CDS encoding LL-diaminopimelate aminotransferase codes for MFPEIEFERMKRLPNYVFAEVNNIKMEARRAGEDVIDFSMGNPDGPAPQHITDKLIEAAAKPKNHGYSASAGIYKLRLAISNWYKRKYDVDYLDPNKHVCATMGSKEGYVHLVQAIVNVGDVAVVPDPTYPIHSYAFMLNGAAVHKFELVFDDVFKVDEDLFFQRLQKTIDESIPKVKFVVVNFPHNPTCATVTPEFYTKLVAMAKKERFYIISDIAYADITFDGYKTPSIFQAEGALDVAVECFTLSKSYNMAGWRVGCIVGNEKLIGALKRIKSWLDYGMFTPIQIAATVALDGPQDCVDEHIEKYRKRRDLMLEVFAEAGWKMNKPNASMFIWAKIPECAAHLGSMEFSKQLLTQAQVAVSPGIGFGNYGDQYVRIALIENEKRIRQAAKNIKKYLKSLEK; via the coding sequence ATGTTCCCAGAAATTGAATTTGAAAGAATGAAGAGACTTCCAAACTATGTGTTTGCTGAAGTTAATAATATTAAAATGGAAGCAAGACGTGCAGGTGAAGATGTAATTGACTTTTCTATGGGAAATCCTGATGGTCCTGCTCCTCAACATATCACAGATAAACTAATTGAAGCTGCTGCAAAACCTAAAAATCATGGTTACAGTGCAAGTGCTGGTATTTATAAATTAAGACTTGCTATTTCTAACTGGTATAAAAGAAAATATGATGTTGATTATTTAGATCCAAATAAACATGTATGTGCAACAATGGGTTCTAAAGAAGGTTACGTTCATTTAGTTCAAGCTATTGTAAATGTGGGAGACGTGGCTGTTGTTCCAGATCCAACTTATCCTATTCACTCATACGCTTTTATGTTAAATGGTGCAGCTGTTCATAAATTTGAATTAGTGTTTGATGATGTATTTAAAGTTGATGAAGATTTATTTTTTCAAAGATTACAAAAAACAATTGATGAATCAATTCCAAAAGTAAAATTTGTAGTCGTAAACTTCCCTCATAACCCAACTTGCGCTACTGTTACACCTGAATTTTACACAAAATTAGTAGCAATGGCTAAAAAAGAGAGATTTTATATTATCTCAGATATTGCTTATGCTGATATTACTTTTGATGGTTATAAAACTCCATCAATTTTCCAAGCTGAGGGTGCTTTAGATGTGGCAGTAGAATGTTTTACATTAAGTAAATCTTATAATATGGCAGGATGGAGAGTTGGTTGTATTGTTGGAAATGAAAAACTAATTGGTGCGTTAAAAAGAATCAAATCATGGTTAGATTATGGAATGTTTACTCCAATTCAAATTGCTGCAACTGTAGCACTTGATGGTCCACAAGATTGTGTTGATGAACATATTGAAAAATATAGAAAAAGAAGAGATTTAATGCTTGAAGTATTTGCAGAAGCTGGTTGGAAAATGAATAAGCCAAATGCATCTATGTTTATTTGGGCAAAAATTCCAGAATGTGCAGCACATTTAGGAAGTATGGAATTCTCAAAACAATTACTTACACAAGCACAAGTTGCAGTAAGTCCTGGAATTGGATTTGGTAACTATGGTGACCAGTATGTAAGAATTGCATTAATTGAAAATGAAAAAAGAATTAGACAAGCTGCAAAAAATATAAAGAAATATTTAAAATCATTAGAAAAATAG
- the rpmE gene encoding 50S ribosomal protein L31, translating to MKKDIHPDYKVCTISCACGNEFQTKSNVESLRIDICSSCHPFFTGEQKLVDAAGRVEKFKNKYNMAK from the coding sequence ATGAAAAAAGATATTCATCCAGATTATAAAGTTTGTACAATTTCTTGTGCATGTGGTAACGAGTTTCAAACTAAGTCAAATGTTGAATCATTAAGAATTGATATTTGTTCTTCTTGTCACCCATTCTTTACTGGAGAGCAAAAACTTGTTGATGCTGCTGGTAGAGTTGAGAAATTCAAAAACAAATATAACATGGCTAAATAG
- the rlmB gene encoding 23S rRNA (guanosine(2251)-2'-O)-methyltransferase RlmB produces the protein MIIYGKQIVLYVLDKHPHLIEEVFLSKEIDKKLFTRFAKLDKKIHKVDNQKAQALAKGGNHQGFILKLTHAEYTDIKEFKKMNFILVLDGVTDVGNIGAIARTAYSLGIEGLIAADIKTVNDSGILRTSSGALLDLPFAIHPRSVDLASELIDAGFTLIGATTDGVDLKKYGKIEKTDKVALFLGSEGTGISPKVSKKLDLKVSIAMEHEFDSLNVSVAAGILIYNLKR, from the coding sequence ATGATAATATATGGAAAACAAATTGTACTTTATGTACTTGATAAACACCCTCATTTAATAGAAGAAGTTTTTCTTTCAAAAGAAATTGATAAAAAACTTTTTACAAGATTTGCAAAACTTGATAAGAAAATCCATAAAGTGGATAATCAAAAAGCTCAAGCATTAGCAAAAGGCGGAAACCACCAAGGTTTCATTTTAAAACTAACACATGCTGAATATACAGACATTAAAGAATTCAAGAAAATGAATTTTATTCTTGTTTTAGATGGTGTAACAGATGTTGGTAATATTGGAGCAATTGCTAGAACTGCTTATTCTTTAGGAATTGAAGGTTTAATAGCAGCTGATATTAAAACAGTTAATGACTCAGGAATTCTAAGAACAAGTTCAGGTGCTTTACTTGATTTACCTTTTGCAATTCACCCAAGATCAGTTGATTTAGCAAGTGAATTAATAGATGCAGGTTTTACACTAATTGGTGCAACAACAGATGGTGTTGACCTAAAAAAATATGGAAAAATTGAAAAAACTGATAAAGTAGCTCTATTTTTAGGAAGTGAAGGAACAGGAATTTCTCCAAAAGTTAGTAAAAAACTTGATTTAAAAGTATCTATTGCTATGGAACATGAATTTGATTCATTAAATGTTTCAGTTGCAGCTGGTATTTTAATATATAACCTAAAAAGATAA
- the mqnP gene encoding menaquinone biosynthesis prenyltransferase MqnP, with translation MNNIIKKLNDFNELVMFKHSIFSLPFIFIAMVVSSGQVNGSAWFGMKLFVLGIFAALTARNFAMGFNRYMDRDIDALNPRTINRPNVDGRISASQMLVFTLANALGFIFVAYFINDLALQLSIPILIIIGSYSYFKRFSYLAHIILGISLALAPIAGVVAVSETIPFWSIALSIGVMFWVAGFDLLYSLQDIDVDKELGLHSIPSKFGAEKTMKISKIFHMLTIAFWLLFAITSGSSYFAYLAVIISALMLSYEHYLVNKDFRKIDRAFFTVNGYLGIIFLILIIIDNIFV, from the coding sequence ATGAATAATATTATTAAAAAACTAAATGATTTCAATGAACTAGTTATGTTCAAACACTCTATTTTTTCATTACCTTTTATATTTATAGCCATGGTAGTTTCATCAGGACAAGTAAATGGTAGTGCTTGGTTTGGTATGAAACTTTTTGTATTGGGAATATTTGCAGCTTTAACTGCACGTAATTTTGCAATGGGATTCAATAGATATATGGATAGAGACATAGATGCTTTAAATCCAAGAACAATAAATAGACCAAATGTAGATGGAAGAATTTCTGCATCTCAAATGCTTGTTTTTACCCTTGCTAATGCATTGGGTTTTATATTTGTGGCATATTTTATAAATGATTTAGCTTTACAATTATCTATTCCTATATTAATTATTATCGGGTCTTATTCTTATTTCAAAAGATTTTCTTATTTGGCTCACATAATTTTAGGAATTTCTTTAGCTTTAGCTCCAATTGCAGGAGTTGTAGCAGTTAGTGAAACTATACCTTTTTGGTCAATAGCCTTAAGTATTGGAGTTATGTTTTGGGTAGCTGGATTTGATTTACTTTATTCACTTCAAGATATTGATGTAGATAAAGAACTGGGACTTCATTCTATTCCTTCTAAATTTGGTGCAGAAAAAACAATGAAGATATCAAAAATATTTCATATGTTAACAATAGCTTTTTGGTTATTGTTTGCTATAACTTCAGGAAGTTCTTATTTTGCTTATCTTGCAGTAATAATTAGTGCTTTAATGTTATCTTATGAACATTATTTAGTAAATAAAGATTTTAGAAAAATCGATAGAGCTTTTTTTACAGTAAATGGGTATTTAGGAATAATTTTTTTAATTCTTATAATAATTGATAATATTTTTGTATAA
- a CDS encoding methyl-accepting chemotaxis protein — protein sequence MVLGFISPHLNFEVISKKIKSVFPDETKVVLTTTAGELCTFDLDKKKDSLYHEANGSWQNIVLQSFSEDIIDKVEVLTIPLFSENITSQTISHEERISKIKNEILRLNIPFKIKHTDCFALTIVDGLSNSESFLTEAVYESGKLPCLLIGGSSGGKLDFQESYIFNNEETTRHKAVIMLIKMKKNMKYGVFKSQSCEKTDLNFIVAQSNLLNRSVQSVLDVNGNKIINIVDVLCEYLNCKLDDLSSKLVDYNFAIEVNNELYIRSVSKVDIENRSISFFCDISFGDILYLVKNKEFVSQTQIDYRNYSSMKKQEPIGAILNDCILRRLFNSGNLNSLKTFNDIPLAGYSTFGELLGLNINQTLTALFFYKVEDDNEYYDDYVDNFVDKYSSFYGYFKQREIHKYQLLSRVRTTLLSNLKSAFPLIQDMVNILNFVYENTKEGNVVINDVTNKFTTFTQEIMDNVNTNSQLVNDMEVLTQSASDIKKVLSSISGIAIQTNLLALNAAIEASRAGEFGNGFKVVADEVKKLAGKTQTSLGESNASVKITINNIKEISENITNSSKKLSIISTDMGDINTSIEQIYTKSKESNSFIANKKENFDRLIYSISAIENIQKQLDILERNF from the coding sequence TTGGTACTTGGATTTATATCTCCTCATTTGAATTTTGAAGTGATTTCTAAAAAAATTAAATCAGTATTTCCCGATGAAACAAAAGTGGTTCTTACCACAACAGCAGGAGAACTTTGTACATTTGATTTAGATAAGAAAAAAGACTCTCTTTATCATGAAGCAAATGGATCTTGGCAAAATATAGTATTACAAAGTTTTAGTGAAGATATAATTGATAAAGTAGAAGTACTAACAATACCTTTATTTAGTGAAAATATTACAAGTCAAACAATTTCTCATGAAGAAAGAATAAGCAAAATAAAAAATGAAATATTACGATTAAATATTCCTTTTAAAATAAAGCATACAGATTGTTTTGCTTTGACTATTGTTGATGGATTATCAAATAGTGAGAGTTTTTTAACAGAAGCTGTTTATGAAAGTGGTAAATTACCTTGTTTATTAATAGGTGGTTCATCAGGTGGAAAGCTAGATTTTCAAGAGAGTTATATTTTTAATAATGAAGAAACGACAAGACACAAAGCTGTGATTATGTTGATAAAAATGAAAAAAAATATGAAGTATGGAGTTTTCAAATCTCAAAGTTGTGAAAAAACTGATTTAAACTTTATTGTTGCTCAATCAAATTTGTTAAATAGAAGTGTTCAAAGTGTACTTGATGTAAATGGAAATAAAATTATTAATATTGTAGATGTATTATGTGAATATCTAAATTGTAAGTTAGATGATTTATCTTCAAAACTTGTGGATTATAATTTTGCAATTGAAGTAAATAATGAACTTTATATTCGGTCTGTATCAAAGGTTGATATTGAAAATAGAAGCATTTCCTTTTTTTGTGATATTTCGTTTGGCGATATTTTATATTTAGTAAAAAACAAAGAGTTTGTTTCTCAAACACAAATTGATTATAGAAATTATTCATCAATGAAAAAACAAGAGCCAATAGGTGCAATATTAAATGATTGTATTTTAAGAAGATTATTTAATAGTGGAAATTTAAACTCTTTAAAAACATTTAATGACATTCCACTTGCTGGATATTCTACTTTTGGAGAGTTATTGGGACTTAATATCAATCAGACTTTAACAGCACTGTTTTTCTATAAAGTAGAAGATGACAATGAATATTATGATGATTATGTGGATAATTTTGTAGATAAATACTCATCATTTTATGGTTATTTTAAACAGCGTGAAATACATAAGTATCAGCTGCTATCAAGGGTTAGAACAACATTATTATCAAATCTTAAAAGTGCATTTCCCTTAATTCAAGATATGGTTAATATTTTAAACTTTGTTTATGAGAATACAAAAGAGGGAAATGTTGTAATAAATGATGTAACAAATAAATTTACTACTTTTACTCAAGAAATAATGGATAATGTTAATACAAATTCACAATTAGTAAATGATATGGAAGTTTTAACACAAAGTGCATCTGATATTAAAAAAGTCCTATCATCAATTTCAGGTATTGCAATTCAAACAAATCTTTTAGCACTAAATGCAGCAATTGAAGCATCAAGGGCAGGGGAGTTTGGAAATGGTTTTAAAGTTGTTGCTGATGAAGTAAAAAAATTAGCTGGAAAAACGCAAACGAGTTTAGGTGAAAGTAATGCCTCTGTAAAAATCACAATAAATAATATAAAAGAAATAAGTGAAAATATCACAAACAGTAGTAAAAAACTAAGTATAATTTCTACTGATATGGGCGATATAAATACTTCAATAGAACAAATATATACAAAATCAAAAGAGAGTAATAGTTTTATTGCAAATAAAAAAGAGAACTTTGATAGATTAATTTATAGTATATCTGCTATTGAAAATATTCAAAAACAGTTGGATATTTTGGAAAGAAACTTCTAG
- the miaA gene encoding tRNA (adenosine(37)-N6)-dimethylallyltransferase MiaA, translating into MKEIAIIGSTASGKTALSLQIAHITNSVILSLDSLCVYKDIEIASAKPTLEERGDIIHFGIDEVYPNEEFDVIKFIELYKRTKEYCLLENKNLIIVGGTGFYLKALIEGLSQGVDSKTKLDIPIDEAYELLYNLDKEYMQKIERNDRYRIEKAYAIYKQTGLCPTSYFEENPKIPVAKDLKIFEILWEKDELKKRIAKRTKIMIESGLIDEVIFLEKTYTRKPNCMASIGIVETLEYLDGKLTKEELEEKISSNTVKLAKRQNTFNKSQFTNKTSNIIEDLNSDIIKYFLL; encoded by the coding sequence ATGAAAGAAATAGCAATCATTGGCTCAACAGCCTCTGGAAAAACTGCCTTATCTTTACAAATAGCTCATATTACAAACTCTGTTATCTTGTCCCTTGATTCACTTTGTGTTTACAAAGACATAGAAATTGCATCTGCAAAACCTACTCTTGAAGAAAGAGGAGATATTATTCATTTTGGAATTGATGAAGTTTATCCAAATGAAGAGTTTGATGTTATTAAATTTATTGAACTTTATAAAAGAACTAAAGAATACTGTTTATTAGAAAATAAAAATCTTATTATTGTAGGTGGAACAGGTTTTTACCTAAAAGCGCTAATAGAAGGCTTATCACAAGGTGTAGATTCAAAAACTAAACTTGACATACCAATTGATGAAGCCTATGAACTTCTTTACAATTTAGATAAAGAGTATATGCAAAAAATAGAAAGAAATGACAGGTATAGAATAGAAAAAGCTTATGCAATTTATAAACAAACAGGATTATGCCCTACTTCTTATTTTGAAGAAAATCCTAAAATTCCCGTTGCGAAAGATTTGAAAATATTTGAAATTCTTTGGGAAAAAGATGAATTAAAAAAAAGAATAGCAAAAAGAACAAAAATCATGATTGAATCAGGCTTAATAGATGAAGTGATTTTTTTAGAAAAAACTTATACAAGAAAGCCTAATTGTATGGCTTCCATTGGTATTGTTGAAACTCTTGAATACTTAGATGGTAAACTTACAAAAGAAGAACTTGAAGAAAAAATTTCATCAAATACAGTTAAACTTGCTAAAAGACAAAATACTTTTAACAAGTCACAATTTACGAATAAAACTTCAAATATAATAGAAGACTTAAATTCAGATATTATTAAGTATTTTTTGCTATAA
- a CDS encoding GGDEF domain-containing protein — MTTKLKEITFLTIKNLKNNEIILPGDYLKVFDQIAKELKLDLQDNLLMEKELSYSTDKINKIVEKTSKNLTQMHSSTKKAQKAILDKDDVSLSSISDEISDMQKQISFLQKELFSDTLTQAYNRKWFNDSYLKEEKFPENGKFAFLDINKFKTINDTYGHLIGDQVLKYLVKFLQSQLNYPSVHIIRYAGDEFIILFGEDVISEINVEDKMKDVQEKLSNQKLKSAKIDNLQFSFSYGLLDYKKDDSIVEILTKADKLMYENKQKSR, encoded by the coding sequence ATGACGACAAAACTAAAAGAAATAACTTTTTTGACAATTAAAAATCTAAAAAATAATGAGATTATTCTTCCAGGAGATTATTTAAAAGTTTTTGATCAAATTGCAAAAGAATTAAAATTAGACTTACAAGATAATCTTTTAATGGAAAAGGAATTAAGTTATAGCACAGATAAAATAAATAAAATTGTTGAAAAAACAAGTAAAAATTTAACACAGATGCATTCAAGTACGAAAAAAGCACAAAAAGCTATTTTGGATAAAGATGATGTTTCACTTTCTAGTATAAGTGATGAGATATCAGATATGCAAAAACAAATTAGTTTTTTACAAAAAGAGTTATTTTCAGATACTTTAACTCAAGCTTATAATAGAAAATGGTTTAATGATTCTTATTTAAAAGAAGAAAAATTTCCAGAAAATGGTAAGTTCGCTTTTCTTGATATTAATAAATTTAAAACAATAAATGATACCTATGGACATTTAATTGGAGATCAAGTATTAAAATATCTTGTGAAATTTTTACAATCACAATTAAATTATCCTTCAGTTCATATAATCAGATATGCAGGAGATGAGTTTATAATACTTTTTGGTGAAGATGTTATTAGTGAAATAAATGTTGAAGATAAAATGAAAGATGTTCAAGAAAAACTTTCAAATCAAAAATTAAAATCTGCAAAAATTGATAATTTACAATTTTCATTTTCTTATGGTCTCTTAGACTATAAAAAAGATGATAGTATTGTTGAGATATTAACAAAAGCAGATAAACTTATGTATGAGAATAAACAAAAAAGCAGATAA
- a CDS encoding aldehyde dehydrogenase, translated as MKTKILLNGVGRIGKAILKIILENKNFEIIAINEINPYLENIVYSINHDSTYGNISDKFKVIQNNFIENSNNKIKVLNHKNLNEIDLSNIDIIIDASGVKEDINLLKNLPVKAIFLTHPSSLADINIILGVNEQNLDVNIHKIISTSSCNATALLPALKIIDDKYEILCGDIVTIHPLLNHQRVLDGNFVSSQTRDVEYNFEFGRSSTQNIIPNKTTTISACSYVLGKINHELISSSSLRVPTDTVGVINVTLMTKKECSKDEIIELFEKYEKNQKFPIVLNNYEPLVSSDFKKENKTTIIDHRYTDVKNNHMIKIIVWYDNEWGYASKVVEILDYYKSIKKG; from the coding sequence ATGAAAACTAAAATATTATTAAATGGTGTTGGTCGTATTGGTAAAGCTATTTTAAAAATAATTCTTGAAAATAAAAACTTTGAAATAATTGCTATAAATGAAATAAATCCATATCTTGAAAATATTGTTTACTCTATAAATCATGATTCAACATATGGAAATATTTCTGATAAATTTAAAGTGATACAAAACAATTTTATTGAAAACTCAAACAATAAAATCAAAGTATTAAATCACAAAAATTTAAATGAAATTGATTTATCAAATATTGATATTATTATAGATGCAAGTGGAGTAAAAGAGGATATTAATCTTCTAAAAAATCTTCCAGTTAAAGCTATATTCCTAACACATCCAAGCTCACTTGCTGATATAAATATCATTTTAGGTGTAAATGAGCAAAATCTTGATGTAAACATTCACAAAATTATATCAACAAGTTCATGTAATGCAACAGCGCTACTTCCCGCCCTTAAAATCATAGATGATAAGTATGAAATCTTATGTGGTGATATAGTAACCATTCATCCACTTCTAAATCATCAAAGGGTTTTAGATGGTAACTTTGTTTCTAGTCAAACAAGAGATGTTGAATATAACTTTGAATTTGGAAGATCTTCGACTCAAAATATAATTCCAAATAAAACAACTACAATTAGTGCATGCTCTTATGTATTAGGCAAAATAAATCATGAACTTATTTCATCAAGTTCATTAAGAGTTCCTACTGATACAGTGGGTGTTATAAATGTAACTTTAATGACAAAAAAAGAGTGTTCAAAAGATGAGATTATAGAACTATTTGAGAAGTATGAGAAAAATCAGAAATTTCCAATTGTATTAAATAATTATGAACCACTTGTATCTAGTGATTTTAAAAAAGAGAATAAAACAACTATTATAGATCATAGATATACAGACGTTAAAAACAATCATATGATAAAAATTATAGTTTGGTATGACAATGAATGGGGATATGCATCAAAAGTAGTGGAGATTTTAGATTATTATAAGAGCATAAAAAAAGGGTGA
- the rsmI gene encoding 16S rRNA (cytidine(1402)-2'-O)-methyltransferase, protein MLCLVPTPIGNLEDISQRSLRILVEAELIFCEDTRVTKKLLNLLGERNNLDFSNKEYKSFHSHNEDKILKSLDKETFSKNVVYVSDAGMPCVSDPGATLVDYCIKNEIPYDVLPGANAILTAYAMSGFSTTTFSFYGFLDHKGVSRASKLDDILNDDKLSILYESPHRLLKLLEELSIKDPNRTIFLAKEITKLHQNSYKDTSLNLFNKFKDINIKGEWVVVIKPKETIGFNLDLNDIQNLDIAPKIKAKLIAKMTGQSIKDVYQKLLEN, encoded by the coding sequence GTGCTGTGCTTAGTTCCCACTCCAATAGGAAATCTTGAAGATATTTCTCAAAGATCTTTAAGAATTCTTGTTGAAGCGGAACTTATTTTTTGTGAAGATACTAGAGTCACAAAAAAACTTCTAAATCTACTAGGAGAAAGAAATAACCTAGACTTTTCCAACAAAGAATACAAATCTTTTCACTCTCATAATGAAGATAAAATATTAAAATCATTAGATAAAGAGACTTTTTCTAAAAATGTTGTTTACGTAAGCGATGCAGGAATGCCTTGTGTTAGTGATCCAGGTGCTACACTTGTAGATTATTGCATAAAAAATGAAATCCCTTATGATGTACTTCCAGGTGCAAATGCTATTTTAACAGCATATGCTATGAGTGGATTTTCTACTACTACTTTTTCTTTTTATGGATTTTTAGACCATAAAGGAGTAAGTCGTGCTTCAAAACTTGATGATATTTTAAATGATGATAAATTATCAATACTGTATGAGTCACCACACAGACTTCTAAAATTACTTGAAGAACTAAGTATAAAAGATCCAAATAGAACAATATTTTTAGCAAAAGAAATCACAAAACTACACCAAAATAGCTATAAAGATACATCTTTAAATCTATTTAATAAATTTAAAGATATAAATATCAAAGGTGAATGGGTAGTAGTTATCAAACCAAAAGAGACAATTGGTTTTAATCTAGATTTAAATGACATCCAAAATCTAGATATAGCTCCTAAAATAAAAGCAAAATTAATAGCAAAAATGACAGGGCAATCCATAAAAGATGTATATCAAAAACTTCTAGAAAATTAA